Proteins co-encoded in one Methylobacterium sp. WL1 genomic window:
- a CDS encoding Gfo/Idh/MocA family oxidoreductase, with protein MDGVGWGIVGYGWVARDYMAPGIRAAGHRLVAVCDLDPLSRAAAERAGARSHSDLAGLLAEPEVEAVYVATPNHLHRGAVEALAAAGKAILCEKPMAATLDDADAIVRAVGDRKIFYGTAFDQRHHPAHRAIRAQVEAGRLGTVTTVRIVYACWLGRDWSEAGQPNWRIDAAQAGGGALMDLAPHGLDLVDFLLGEPIADLAALTQTRAQDYSVDDGALLIGRTAGGALASLHVAYNCPDALPRRRLEIVGTKGMLVAENTMGQTAGGTLLFIDGVTGRSEPQAFDADTSPFAEQVRAFGSALRRPEERTAWSAPRDLHTMRLVARAYGQG; from the coding sequence ATGGACGGGGTCGGCTGGGGCATCGTCGGCTACGGCTGGGTCGCCCGCGACTACATGGCCCCGGGCATCCGGGCCGCCGGGCACCGACTCGTGGCCGTGTGCGATCTCGATCCGCTGAGTCGTGCAGCGGCCGAGCGCGCGGGTGCCCGCTCCCATTCCGATCTGGCTGGCCTCCTGGCCGAGCCTGAGGTCGAGGCGGTCTACGTGGCGACACCGAACCACCTGCATCGCGGTGCCGTCGAGGCACTGGCCGCCGCCGGCAAGGCGATTCTGTGCGAGAAGCCCATGGCGGCGACGCTCGACGACGCGGACGCCATCGTGCGGGCTGTCGGGGACCGAAAAATCTTTTACGGGACGGCGTTCGACCAGCGGCACCATCCGGCCCACCGGGCGATTCGTGCTCAGGTCGAGGCCGGGCGACTCGGCACCGTCACGACGGTGCGGATCGTCTACGCCTGCTGGCTCGGGCGCGACTGGTCGGAGGCCGGCCAGCCGAACTGGCGGATCGACGCCGCCCAGGCCGGCGGCGGCGCCCTCATGGACCTCGCGCCCCACGGGCTTGACCTCGTGGATTTCCTGCTCGGCGAGCCGATCGCGGATCTCGCGGCCCTGACCCAGACCCGCGCCCAGGACTATTCGGTCGATGACGGCGCCCTGCTGATCGGCCGCACCGCCGGCGGCGCGCTGGCGAGCCTGCACGTGGCCTACAATTGCCCCGACGCGCTCCCGCGCCGGCGCCTGGAGATCGTCGGCACCAAGGGCATGCTCGTCGCCGAGAACACGATGGGCCAGACGGCAGGCGGCACGCTGCTGTTCATCGACGGCGTGACCGGGCGTTCCGAACCGCAGGCCTTCGATGCCGACACCTCGCCCTTCGCCGAACAGGTCCGCGCCTTCGGCTCGGCGCTGCGCCGGCCCGAGGAGCGGACTGCATGGTCGGCTCCGCGCGATCTCCACACGATGCGGCTCGTCGCCCGCGCCTATGGGCAGGGGTAG
- a CDS encoding transglycosylase SLT domain-containing protein — MGVFPEPARCADDVSRLVPNTSDCTSRFEDETVAWLPRQQDGTQHRALRRMGRNGLRRFTGTLALGVVSGFGLPQAAFAPAFFAPAAQAHDRIDISPRTAQTLAADGRTGWMRDGAPDEGLRAGFPDAAPAEGVAAWTGLPVEDQEPATAALIQDDLASLPRVIQEQGEDSVRFGERSVPRKVVDTIVKASDEAGVDPVYMMALADKESSFDTEAKAGTSSAQGLFQFVARTWLEMIRDYGARYGLDEEAAAVKGRGSAITVTSPMRARVLGLRNDPRIAALMAAELIKRDRERIEARVGRALTTTELYLAHFLGSASAGRFLSLSSEKPDEVAGREFRSAARANRSLFTEKSGGKRRSLTVAELHGRIDDMIDRRLTRYQGVAAVAGAVDRAPAQTETAANEAGPSPDNRRVEVTEALPPDGV, encoded by the coding sequence ATGGGGGTTTTCCCGGAGCCGGCGCGTTGCGCCGACGACGTGAGCCGACTCGTGCCGAATACGTCCGACTGCACGAGCCGTTTTGAGGATGAGACCGTGGCCTGGCTGCCGCGGCAGCAGGATGGGACCCAGCACCGGGCACTTCGCCGCATGGGCCGCAACGGCCTCCGGCGCTTCACCGGGACCCTGGCCCTGGGCGTCGTTTCCGGGTTCGGCCTGCCGCAGGCGGCCTTCGCGCCGGCCTTCTTCGCGCCCGCCGCGCAGGCCCATGACCGGATCGATATTAGCCCGCGCACCGCCCAGACGCTCGCCGCCGACGGCCGCACCGGCTGGATGCGGGACGGTGCGCCGGACGAGGGCCTGCGGGCCGGATTCCCGGACGCGGCGCCGGCCGAGGGCGTGGCCGCCTGGACCGGGCTCCCCGTCGAGGACCAGGAGCCGGCGACCGCCGCGCTGATCCAGGACGACCTCGCGAGCCTGCCACGGGTCATCCAGGAGCAGGGCGAGGATTCCGTCCGGTTCGGCGAGCGCAGCGTGCCGCGCAAGGTGGTCGACACGATCGTGAAGGCCTCCGACGAGGCCGGGGTCGACCCGGTCTACATGATGGCCCTCGCCGACAAGGAATCGAGCTTCGACACGGAGGCCAAGGCCGGGACCTCCTCGGCGCAGGGCCTGTTCCAGTTCGTCGCCCGCACCTGGCTGGAGATGATCCGCGATTACGGCGCCCGCTACGGTCTCGACGAAGAGGCCGCCGCCGTGAAGGGCCGCGGCTCCGCGATCACCGTCACGAGCCCCATGCGGGCCCGGGTGCTCGGCCTGCGCAACGATCCCCGGATCGCCGCCCTGATGGCGGCCGAGCTGATCAAGCGCGACCGCGAGCGGATCGAGGCGCGGGTCGGCCGGGCACTCACCACCACGGAGCTGTACCTCGCCCACTTCCTGGGCAGCGCCAGCGCCGGGCGCTTCCTGTCGCTCTCCTCGGAAAAGCCCGACGAGGTGGCGGGACGCGAGTTCCGCAGCGCCGCCCGGGCCAACCGCAGCCTGTTCACCGAGAAGTCCGGCGGCAAGCGCCGCAGCCTGACGGTCGCGGAGCTGCACGGCCGGATCGACGACATGATCGACCGCCGCCTGACCCGCTACCAGGGCGTCGCCGCGGTGGCGGGGGCCGTCGACAGGGCGCCGGCCCAGACCGAGACCGCCGCCAACGAGGCCGGCCCGTCGCCGGACAACCGCCGCGTCGAGGTCACGGAGGCGCTGCCGCCGGACGGCGTCTGA
- a CDS encoding HD domain-containing protein, which yields MSGAAAPAALRELFVEMNDLKRVRSAGREGSIAERLFAQGWGLLTGGASPDDVALDIAATTLAATRLCDLDAAFLSAAGLSDAAASAVLVAGFDAVTGDLDPDLRDRLRSRLAPRPPGRPGPLPSFVAALARQPRAGVTCPGRARILLEPPENHAEHCLIVAVYGVCLSPFYRADPGTVFLAAMAHHFHNAAMPDAGFTGEMLLGDHLGPIMALTTGWAMSELDGPLRGHVERARAVLPDDATAEGRAFHAADCVDRVLQIAQHLRGASTTMAAVLDEWELVHAGPVKGFHDRVLRDMRIP from the coding sequence ATGTCCGGTGCGGCGGCGCCGGCCGCGCTGCGCGAACTCTTCGTCGAGATGAACGACCTCAAGCGCGTCCGCTCCGCGGGCCGCGAGGGGTCGATCGCGGAGCGGTTGTTCGCACAGGGGTGGGGCCTTCTCACGGGTGGGGCCTCGCCCGACGATGTCGCCCTCGACATCGCCGCGACGACGCTCGCCGCGACTCGGCTCTGCGACCTCGACGCCGCCTTCCTGTCGGCGGCGGGTCTCTCCGATGCCGCGGCCTCCGCGGTGTTGGTCGCGGGCTTCGACGCCGTGACCGGCGACCTCGATCCCGACCTGCGGGATCGGCTGCGCAGCCGGCTCGCGCCGCGCCCGCCGGGCCGGCCTGGACCTTTGCCGTCCTTCGTGGCGGCCTTGGCCAGGCAGCCGCGAGCGGGCGTGACCTGCCCCGGCCGCGCCCGGATCCTGCTGGAACCGCCGGAGAACCACGCCGAGCATTGCTTGATCGTGGCCGTCTACGGCGTCTGCCTCAGCCCGTTCTACCGGGCCGATCCCGGCACCGTGTTCTTGGCCGCGATGGCGCACCATTTCCACAACGCCGCGATGCCGGATGCCGGCTTCACCGGCGAGATGCTGCTCGGCGACCATCTCGGCCCGATCATGGCCTTGACCACCGGCTGGGCGATGTCCGAGCTCGACGGGCCCTTGCGGGGGCATGTCGAGCGGGCGCGCGCGGTCCTGCCGGACGACGCCACCGCGGAGGGCCGTGCCTTCCATGCGGCCGACTGCGTCGACCGGGTGCTCCAGATCGCCCAGCATCTGCGGGGTGCCTCGACCACGATGGCGGCGGTGCTCGATGAGTGGGAGCTCGTCCATGCCGGGCCGGTGAAGGGGTTCCACGATCGTGTCCTGCGCGACATGCGCATCCCATAG
- a CDS encoding HlyD family secretion protein, which translates to MFDDPRQAAESASHPLPADSRPEPPARDILDLGRNDTPETARKLSQGDDRRAPEADADQDGDQEDGGSEDGEQDEDERRPSVLRRHPVAFILGGLAVVALGVAVFFYWLLYMHPYESTDDAFVDARSISVQPKVGGYLVAVPVTDNQHVAAGQMLFQIDQRDYQIALEQAKAQVVADEAAIKNIDAQVQAQYANIDVSKAQVATAEAALKFAQEDAARYKDLAERGSGSVQQSQSATSTLQQRQASVQSANASVVAAQKQIGSLQAQKASTEAQLARDKAQVEQAELNLGYTTIQAVQPGRVVRLTGGIGAYAQAGQSLSMFVPDDIWVTANYKETQIADMRPGQPVDLAIDAYPSRKIHGTVASVQPGSGTAFSLLPAQNATGNYVKVTQRIPVKIVVKDWPTDVSIGPGMSVLPTVTVR; encoded by the coding sequence ATGTTTGACGATCCGCGGCAGGCTGCCGAGTCCGCGTCCCATCCGCTGCCGGCCGACAGCCGGCCCGAGCCGCCCGCTCGCGACATCCTGGACCTCGGCCGCAACGACACGCCCGAGACCGCGCGCAAGCTGTCCCAGGGCGACGACCGCCGTGCGCCCGAGGCAGACGCCGACCAGGATGGCGACCAGGAGGACGGTGGCTCCGAGGACGGTGAGCAGGACGAAGACGAACGGCGCCCGAGCGTCCTGCGGCGTCATCCGGTGGCGTTCATCCTCGGAGGCCTCGCGGTGGTCGCGCTCGGCGTCGCCGTGTTCTTCTACTGGCTGCTGTACATGCACCCCTACGAGAGCACCGACGACGCGTTCGTCGATGCCCGCAGCATCTCGGTCCAGCCGAAGGTCGGCGGCTATCTCGTCGCGGTGCCGGTTACCGACAACCAGCACGTCGCTGCCGGGCAGATGCTGTTCCAGATCGACCAGCGCGACTACCAGATCGCCCTCGAGCAGGCCAAGGCGCAGGTCGTGGCCGACGAGGCGGCGATCAAGAACATCGATGCCCAGGTTCAGGCCCAGTACGCCAACATCGACGTGTCGAAGGCTCAGGTCGCCACCGCCGAGGCGGCGCTGAAGTTCGCTCAGGAGGATGCGGCCCGGTACAAGGATCTGGCGGAGCGCGGATCGGGCTCGGTCCAGCAATCCCAGTCGGCCACCTCGACGCTGCAACAGCGCCAGGCCTCCGTGCAGAGCGCCAACGCGAGCGTCGTGGCGGCGCAGAAGCAGATCGGCTCGCTCCAGGCCCAGAAGGCTTCGACGGAGGCGCAGCTCGCCCGCGACAAGGCGCAGGTCGAGCAGGCCGAGCTAAACCTCGGCTACACGACGATCCAGGCCGTTCAGCCCGGGCGCGTGGTCCGTCTGACGGGCGGCATCGGAGCCTACGCGCAGGCCGGCCAGAGCCTGTCGATGTTCGTGCCGGACGACATCTGGGTGACGGCGAACTACAAGGAGACGCAGATCGCCGACATGCGTCCCGGCCAGCCGGTGGACCTCGCGATCGACGCCTATCCGAGCCGCAAGATCCACGGCACCGTGGCCTCCGTCCAGCCGGGTTCGGGCACTGCCTTCAGCCTGCTGCCGGCCCAGAACGCCACCGGCAACTACGTGAAGGTCACGCAGCGCATCCCGGTGAAGATCGTGGTGAAAGACTGGCCGACGGACGTGTCGATCGGTCCGGGGATGTCGGTCTTGCCCACCGTCACGGTCCGGTGA
- a CDS encoding YcaO-like family protein, producing MTNPDAIHDQDDRARHDRIKAPRPYRFGAKRPIEGLPAALPDPVKAYLDVLPEGRVVGFPLAPLDRTGVPVWFVALFLDDPFFVGAMPSGIGYGATDEEALIGAVAEIAENLMPSLAVLPRAKERASYTDLARVYGAASVADPLTLCLPAGSPVGRDTVLEWTPTVRHATGEIVLMPLDVAATDYFELSEGYKPFTNLITNGLGAGPDVTFALGHGVLELLQRDGNGLLFRALDQGVMLDLDGIGPENAAMLARLKELGIRALPKFATDQFGLTNLYVVGYDEDPARTPAPIALSACGEACDPDRERALRKALLEFQAARVRKTFGHGPLDMAATVTPPGYVDAFIQKALPSLDLEESRALQAMLEWIEMPAAGLRDVLADTVYSQRGTKRFADLPSTPAPDGHARGKIACDRLLEAGFDVLYVDCSPLGGSVGVVKAIVPGLEVETMSYYRIGERNTRKLIERDLPLIRFGTESETLRPVRLTPEALERFGGQPLFDTALAEQIVGRHYPLYREPESHHAPFRLAQKTGRAA from the coding sequence TTGACCAACCCAGACGCCATCCACGACCAGGACGACCGCGCCCGCCACGACCGGATCAAGGCGCCGCGGCCCTACCGTTTCGGGGCCAAGAGGCCGATCGAGGGGCTGCCCGCGGCCCTGCCCGACCCGGTCAAGGCCTATCTGGACGTCCTGCCTGAGGGCCGCGTGGTCGGCTTCCCCCTGGCGCCGCTGGATCGCACCGGCGTCCCGGTCTGGTTCGTCGCCCTGTTCCTCGACGACCCGTTCTTCGTCGGCGCGATGCCGTCCGGCATCGGCTACGGCGCCACCGACGAGGAAGCGCTGATCGGGGCCGTCGCCGAGATTGCCGAGAACCTGATGCCGTCGCTGGCGGTGCTGCCGCGGGCCAAGGAGCGGGCGAGCTACACCGACCTCGCCCGCGTCTACGGCGCCGCCTCGGTGGCCGACCCGCTGACCCTCTGCCTGCCCGCGGGCTCCCCGGTCGGCCGCGACACGGTGCTCGAATGGACGCCGACGGTCCGGCACGCCACCGGCGAGATCGTGCTGATGCCGCTCGATGTGGCCGCCACCGATTATTTCGAGCTGTCCGAGGGCTACAAGCCTTTCACCAATCTGATCACCAACGGCCTCGGCGCCGGACCCGACGTGACCTTCGCGCTGGGTCACGGCGTCCTGGAGCTGCTCCAGCGCGACGGCAACGGCCTGTTGTTCCGGGCGCTCGACCAGGGCGTGATGCTCGACCTCGACGGGATCGGGCCGGAGAACGCCGCGATGCTGGCCCGCCTCAAGGAGCTGGGCATCCGGGCGCTGCCGAAATTCGCCACGGACCAGTTCGGCCTCACCAACCTCTACGTCGTCGGCTACGACGAGGATCCGGCCCGCACCCCGGCGCCGATCGCGCTCTCGGCCTGCGGCGAGGCCTGCGATCCGGACCGGGAGCGGGCGCTGCGCAAGGCCTTGCTGGAGTTCCAAGCGGCGCGGGTGCGCAAGACCTTCGGGCATGGCCCCCTCGACATGGCCGCCACCGTGACCCCGCCCGGCTACGTCGATGCGTTCATCCAGAAGGCGCTGCCGAGCCTCGATCTCGAGGAGAGCCGCGCCCTTCAGGCGATGCTCGAATGGATCGAGATGCCGGCCGCCGGCCTCCGGGACGTGCTGGCCGACACCGTCTACAGCCAGCGGGGCACCAAGCGGTTCGCGGATCTGCCTTCCACCCCGGCCCCGGACGGCCATGCCCGGGGCAAGATCGCCTGCGACCGGCTGCTGGAGGCGGGGTTCGACGTGCTCTACGTCGATTGCTCGCCGCTCGGCGGCAGCGTCGGCGTGGTCAAGGCGATCGTGCCGGGGCTCGAAGTCGAGACCATGAGCTACTACCGCATCGGCGAGCGCAACACGCGCAAGCTGATCGAGCGCGACCTCCCGCTGATCCGGTTCGGCACCGAGAGCGAGACCCTGCGCCCGGTGCGCCTGACCCCGGAGGCGTTGGAGCGGTTCGGCGGCCAGCCGCTGTTCGATACCGCCCTCGCCGAGCAGATCGTCGGCCGGCACTATCCGCTTTACCGCGAACCGGAATCGCACCACGCGCCGTTCCGGCTCGCCCAGAAGACCGGGAGAGCGGCGTGA
- a CDS encoding methyltransferase domain-containing protein has product MIPFELRSPQTGNPLKSVAPHALRDAGTGARWPVIDGIPYLRVGREALVERVLAHLDAGELDEALAALLVDQDDWWNGPPADPAGIIRLIKGRRDATLRDAVDWLGWGRVGDYFLHRWTDSTFLAGLTLLEAHWNEPRCVFEFACGIGHYLRELERRGCKTAGADVVFAKLWVARHWVVGPEAQLVCFDAGSPHWPIPGAPVDLVACNDAFYFLDDKAALLENLRLNAGDDGWLALSHIHNSDCPGFSAGRAVTAEEIAELFPDALVYDDAELTRALVEARAPVPQEPAALRSCEAFSVVAGPGMRPAPRAVVDGLTLPKAGTVVRLNPLYRPDGDGYAIRWPSERYEAEYAPRATYPMRSPGPAQITFDGRIDGPETQRVRAREFVDLPERW; this is encoded by the coding sequence ATGATCCCGTTCGAACTCCGATCGCCGCAGACCGGCAACCCCCTGAAGTCCGTTGCGCCGCACGCCCTGCGCGACGCCGGCACCGGCGCGCGCTGGCCCGTCATCGATGGAATCCCGTACCTGCGGGTCGGCCGCGAGGCGCTGGTCGAGCGTGTCCTGGCCCATCTCGACGCGGGCGAGCTCGACGAAGCCCTGGCCGCCCTGCTGGTCGATCAGGACGATTGGTGGAACGGCCCTCCCGCCGACCCGGCCGGGATCATCCGGCTGATCAAGGGCCGGCGCGACGCGACCCTCCGGGACGCGGTCGACTGGCTCGGCTGGGGCCGGGTCGGCGACTATTTCCTGCATCGCTGGACCGACTCGACCTTCCTGGCCGGCCTGACGCTGCTCGAAGCCCATTGGAACGAGCCGCGCTGCGTCTTCGAATTCGCCTGCGGCATCGGCCATTACCTGCGGGAACTCGAGCGCCGCGGCTGCAAGACCGCCGGCGCCGACGTGGTCTTCGCCAAGCTCTGGGTCGCACGCCACTGGGTCGTGGGGCCGGAGGCGCAGCTCGTCTGCTTCGATGCCGGCTCGCCGCACTGGCCGATTCCGGGTGCACCGGTCGATCTCGTGGCCTGCAACGACGCGTTCTACTTCCTCGACGATAAGGCGGCCCTGCTCGAGAACCTGCGGCTGAATGCCGGGGACGACGGCTGGCTCGCGCTCAGTCACATCCACAACAGCGACTGCCCGGGCTTCTCCGCCGGCCGGGCCGTCACCGCCGAGGAGATCGCCGAGCTGTTCCCGGACGCCCTCGTGTACGACGATGCCGAGTTGACCCGCGCCCTGGTCGAGGCCCGGGCGCCGGTTCCCCAGGAGCCCGCGGCATTGCGGAGCTGCGAGGCGTTCTCGGTGGTGGCCGGCCCCGGTATGCGTCCGGCTCCGCGCGCGGTGGTGGACGGTCTGACGCTGCCGAAGGCCGGCACCGTCGTGCGGCTCAACCCGCTGTATCGGCCGGACGGGGACGGCTACGCGATCCGCTGGCCCTCCGAGCGCTACGAGGCGGAATACGCCCCCCGCGCCACCTACCCGATGCGATCGCCGGGCCCCGCGCAGATCACCTTCGACGGCCGCATCGACGGGCCCGAGACGCAGCGCGTCCGCGCCCGCGAATTCGTCGATCTGCCGGAGCGCTGGTGA
- a CDS encoding inositol-3-phosphate synthase has product MSMQTGRRVGVAFVGMGGAVATTAIAGIEMIKSGSNRLDGLPLAGLSVAGMVDYKDLVFAGWDLNGDDLASAATGHGVLSKDDIENGAQVLKGITPWPAVGSAKFCKNIDGQNRIVAKDHREAVSVIANDLRRFQKESNLDEVVVVNLASTERWPDLNDPTLNSTAAFEKGLDSSDEAISPAMLYAYAAIKSGIPYANFTPSIAADVPALLGLATEMNVPVAGKDGKTGQTMMKTVLAPAFKARALHVDGWFSTNILGNRDGLALNDPNSLQSKLNTKGTVLDSILGYPVEDHLVHIHYYRPRGDDKEAWDNIDVTGFMGQRMQIKVNFLCKDSILAAPLVIEIARVLDLAKKRGDGGVQEQLSTFFKAPMVKNGRGPEHAFGKQEAMLLDWLGVH; this is encoded by the coding sequence ATGAGCATGCAGACCGGTCGCCGCGTCGGCGTCGCGTTCGTTGGCATGGGTGGCGCCGTTGCCACCACTGCCATCGCCGGCATCGAAATGATCAAATCCGGATCGAACCGGCTTGACGGGCTGCCGCTCGCCGGCCTCTCCGTCGCGGGCATGGTGGACTACAAGGACCTCGTGTTCGCCGGCTGGGACCTGAACGGCGACGACCTCGCTTCGGCTGCGACCGGTCACGGCGTGCTGTCGAAGGACGACATCGAGAACGGCGCCCAGGTCCTGAAGGGCATCACGCCCTGGCCGGCGGTGGGCAGTGCGAAGTTCTGCAAGAACATCGACGGGCAGAACCGCATCGTCGCCAAGGACCATCGCGAGGCGGTCTCGGTGATCGCCAACGACCTGCGCCGCTTCCAGAAGGAGAGCAACCTCGACGAGGTGGTCGTCGTGAACCTCGCCTCCACGGAGCGCTGGCCGGACCTCAACGACCCGACCCTGAACTCCACCGCCGCCTTCGAGAAGGGCCTGGATTCGAGCGACGAGGCGATTTCGCCGGCGATGCTCTACGCCTACGCGGCGATCAAGAGCGGGATCCCGTACGCCAACTTCACCCCGAGCATCGCGGCCGACGTGCCGGCTCTGCTCGGCTTGGCGACGGAGATGAACGTCCCGGTGGCCGGCAAGGACGGCAAGACCGGCCAGACCATGATGAAGACGGTGCTGGCTCCCGCCTTCAAGGCCCGCGCCCTCCATGTCGACGGCTGGTTCTCGACCAACATCCTGGGCAACCGCGACGGCCTCGCCCTGAACGACCCGAACTCGCTGCAGTCGAAGCTCAACACCAAGGGTACGGTGCTCGACTCGATCCTCGGCTACCCGGTCGAGGACCACCTCGTGCACATCCACTACTATCGCCCCCGCGGCGACGACAAGGAAGCCTGGGACAACATCGACGTCACCGGCTTCATGGGCCAGCGGATGCAGATCAAGGTCAACTTCCTCTGTAAGGACTCGATCCTGGCAGCGCCGCTCGTGATCGAGATTGCTCGTGTGCTGGATTTGGCGAAGAAGCGCGGCGACGGCGGCGTGCAGGAGCAACTCTCGACCTTCTTCAAGGCCCCGATGGTGAAGAACGGCCGCGGGCCGGAGCATGCCTTCGGCAAGCAGGAAGCGATGCTTCTCGACTGGCTCGGCGTCCACTAA
- a CDS encoding DHA2 family efflux MFS transporter permease subunit yields MEVLDTTIANVALRYISGGLAVGPDEAAWVVTSYLVANAITLTASSFLAKRYGRKAFFMWSVALFTIASILCGFAWSLESLLLFRVLQGLGGGGMAPLAQSILADSFPPEKRGQAFALYGVAIVVAPVIGPTLGGWLSDNASWHWCFLINGPIGMIALGLMYWLIEDSESAKKERRALVRKGIRFDLVGFLLVAVFLGSLEVILDEGQRKDWFGTSTLMNVSGVLMVVSFVAMIPWLLNHKNPAVDLRLIGNRQFGSCFLVMMFTGAILISTTQFIPQITQEYYGYTATLSGLVLGPGGMVTVVMMFLTGRASAYVQPKWLIAAGMTIVALGMYDLTRLNGTTTFSFFAWSRVYIGIGLPMVFLSITSASYEGLRKDQTDQASALINVARNVGGSMGVSLAQNVLAYRSQFHQSRLVESVNPTAPGYQETMRQATQYFSEHGYAGVEAQSQATAWIGSVLQTEVAYWAYIDVFWVLGLVAACAVPLALSLKSVKLGGGAAAGGH; encoded by the coding sequence ATGGAGGTGCTCGACACCACCATCGCCAACGTCGCCCTGCGCTACATCTCAGGCGGCCTCGCGGTCGGGCCCGACGAGGCGGCCTGGGTGGTGACGAGCTACCTGGTGGCCAACGCGATCACGCTGACGGCGTCGAGCTTTCTGGCCAAGCGCTACGGCCGCAAGGCGTTCTTCATGTGGTCGGTGGCCCTGTTCACCATCGCGTCGATCCTGTGCGGATTCGCCTGGAGCCTCGAATCGCTACTGCTGTTCCGGGTGCTGCAGGGGCTGGGTGGCGGCGGCATGGCGCCGCTGGCGCAGTCGATCCTCGCCGATTCGTTCCCGCCCGAGAAGCGCGGGCAGGCCTTCGCCCTCTACGGCGTGGCCATCGTGGTCGCGCCCGTGATCGGCCCGACGCTGGGCGGCTGGCTGTCGGACAACGCCTCCTGGCACTGGTGCTTCCTGATCAACGGGCCGATCGGCATGATCGCGCTTGGGCTGATGTACTGGCTGATCGAGGACAGCGAGTCGGCCAAGAAGGAGCGCCGCGCCCTGGTGCGCAAGGGCATCCGGTTCGACCTCGTCGGCTTCCTGCTGGTGGCCGTGTTCCTCGGCTCGCTCGAGGTCATCCTCGACGAGGGGCAGCGGAAGGACTGGTTCGGCACCTCGACGCTGATGAACGTCTCCGGCGTCCTCATGGTCGTCTCGTTCGTCGCCATGATCCCCTGGCTCCTGAACCACAAGAACCCGGCGGTGGACCTGCGCCTGATCGGCAACCGCCAGTTCGGCTCCTGCTTCCTGGTGATGATGTTCACCGGGGCGATCCTGATCTCGACCACGCAGTTCATCCCGCAGATCACGCAGGAATATTACGGCTACACCGCCACCCTGTCGGGCCTCGTCCTCGGCCCGGGCGGCATGGTCACGGTGGTGATGATGTTCCTCACCGGCCGGGCCTCAGCCTACGTGCAGCCGAAATGGCTGATCGCCGCTGGCATGACCATCGTGGCGCTGGGAATGTACGACCTGACGCGCCTCAACGGCACGACCACCTTCTCGTTCTTCGCGTGGTCGCGGGTCTATATCGGCATCGGCCTGCCGATGGTGTTCCTGTCGATCACCTCGGCCTCCTACGAGGGCCTGCGCAAGGACCAGACCGACCAGGCCTCGGCCCTGATCAACGTCGCACGGAACGTCGGCGGCTCCATGGGCGTCTCGCTCGCCCAGAACGTGCTGGCCTACCGCAGCCAGTTCCACCAGAGCCGGCTGGTCGAGAGCGTCAACCCGACGGCGCCCGGCTACCAGGAGACCATGCGCCAGGCGACGCAGTACTTCTCCGAGCACGGCTATGCCGGCGTCGAGGCCCAGAGCCAGGCGACCGCCTGGATCGGCAGCGTGCTCCAGACCGAGGTCGCCTACTGGGCCTATATCGACGTGTTCTGGGTGCTGGGCCTGGTCGCCGCCTGCGCGGTGCCCCTCGCGCTGAGCCTGAAATCGGTCAAGCTCGGCGGTGGCGCGGCGGCGGGCGGGCACTGA
- a CDS encoding HdeD family acid-resistance protein: MTSTPSPRPPGSGVGSTATSPSGIPLTGTARLDAMSTVLARNWWLIALRGVVAILFGIVAFAAPQAFVLSLVFLFAAYMLVDGLFAIVGAVRAAQRHERWGFLLIEGIVDVVVGVVAVLVPAAAVWAFVLLLAAWALVTGGLMIAAAFRLHLHYGRWWLGLGGLVSILFGIALILEPGMSALVLTWWIGAYTFAFGVLLLILAVKLRSRHGMAGPVAGR; encoded by the coding sequence ATGACCAGCACCCCGTCCCCGAGACCACCGGGATCCGGCGTCGGCTCGACCGCGACGTCGCCTTCGGGCATCCCCCTCACCGGCACCGCCCGGCTGGACGCCATGAGCACGGTGCTCGCCCGGAACTGGTGGCTCATCGCCCTGCGCGGCGTCGTCGCGATCCTGTTCGGGATCGTCGCCTTCGCGGCGCCGCAGGCCTTCGTGCTGTCGCTGGTGTTCCTGTTTGCCGCCTACATGCTGGTCGACGGACTCTTCGCCATCGTCGGCGCGGTGCGGGCGGCGCAGCGGCACGAGCGCTGGGGCTTCCTGTTGATCGAGGGCATCGTCGACGTCGTCGTGGGCGTGGTTGCCGTGCTGGTGCCGGCCGCCGCGGTCTGGGCGTTCGTGCTGCTCCTCGCCGCCTGGGCGCTCGTGACCGGCGGCCTGATGATCGCGGCCGCGTTCAGGCTGCACCTGCATTACGGGCGCTGGTGGCTGGGGCTCGGCGGCCTGGTCTCGATCCTGTTCGGAATCGCGCTGATCCTGGAGCCCGGCATGTCCGCCCTGGTCCTGACTTGGTGGATCGGCGCCTACACGTTCGCGTTCGGCGTGCTCCTGCTGATCCTCGCGGTGAAGCTGCGCAGCCGCCACGGGATGGCCGGACCGGTCGCCGGGCGGTAG